A single genomic interval of Chrysemys picta bellii isolate R12L10 chromosome 8, ASM1138683v2, whole genome shotgun sequence harbors:
- the SH3TC2 gene encoding SH3 domain and tetratricopeptide repeat-containing protein 2 isoform X12 — MGCCFGAPLQRDLSLWCTGEEPDSCSPTPAILLPTWSSLQNYTAEPQEKCFPEETMASGNPRQLGPGDQPAQVAESPLETESVSLAVGEGFPTAVFHFKEIALVFSVESRASQCVNSQLQEAARKKLWALENDDKDVCDLFKELSARLVCIRAQKDQFLLTFKTIEEIWKFSTYLALGYVACCLEHLLFDHGYWLNCSLVEDTEIRITVDEDHLATMYLGLLLQEGHFFSRAVLNVLQPMERGEESLKLHENELVHVKDIGKESKWEGMSLSTGQRGLVAVTAVEPLSHPFYQWFLKNNPMNCGISKEISGSTSQPIGKGRCTATEDHRGRGWDELSFSKGDSIEVVGFLIPGLQWFVGKSTSSGTIGFVQSKHIAAETCEPLGKCSVFLSEEEKSSLLLLLGNGSEQHYAGLLEDLARTDITSVYRLAGFEPTATCPGGPSEAALQGCKDVQLFKTFGEAAANGLSTPSDSEQSSPEGEAPPTALEEFLLREPDDLDDPKFFIDLNAGHMEDSEVFDPILTFLNQGCYVAPFQSFYDLSFSFLRSTFYGFSDEDKLVLYLETSRNCAKRTHLGWAHTRLCFLLGRMCIKRVKFSQARVYFEEAMSVMDKGFDDLPLLAALHVNLAAIYLKQKMRHKFSSMLGKAVALLTCLPGHLFSSENELEVVKYVLREAIVVGNAPLEARACFLVVKLFLQLGKYDEVLPFVERLQFLSTCFSSQDSSATCLDTTPILSYLYDKKYLPYITLASTRLFVPSGIKGAPTPIWRTGLVLQNISKLLGSQLGRSSIPAIACLYLRHALNFSHESGAVSMQKTLCSVLSKMYLQHGMLDGALYYSARAVALGRLMSEEEAFESSLCLGWMYVLASQPAKSREIMLRLLHSLRETDSVTQDGAVHNLLAIALKEEGQVKKAAENYLWALNKAKETGNRRNQAIALANLGHLTLSCRATQLAESYFLQSVRLYIELQGGEDSEIELVQVLLWLAQAMVSRHRIEDSKLCYELALVFALKSHNVKSQLHITESLCHFYSKVSPNLGACITYHEHWVSLAQQLRDREIEGKVLQTLSRLYQTLDIPKPENFPQIVPDEQQHIS, encoded by the exons ATGGGCTGCTGCTTTGGTGCCCCTTTGCAAAGGGATCTTTCATTATGGTGCACAG GTGAAGAGCCGGATTCCtgttctcccaccccagccataCTTCTGCCCACTTGGTCCAGTCTGCAGAACTACACAGCTGAGCCTCAAGAAAAATGTTTCCCGGAGGAGACCATGGCATCAG GTAACCCCAGGCAGCTGGGTCCAGGCGATCAGCCTGCACAGGTAGCAGAGAGCCCTCTGGAGACCGAGTCCGTGTCATTGGCTGTAGGGGAAGGATTTCCAACTG CCGTGTTTCATTTTAAAGAGATTGCGCTCGTGTTCTCTGTTGAGAGTCGCGCTTCTCAGTGTGTCAACTCCCAGCTGCAGGAGGCAGCAAGGAAGAAGCTGTGGGCCCTGGAAAATGATGACAAGGATGTCTGTGATCTTTTCAAG GAGCTGTCAGCCAGGCTGGTCTGTATCCGGGCCCAGAAGGATCAGTTCCTCCTCACCTTCAAGACCATAGAAGAAATCTGGAAGTTTTCCACATATTTGGCTTTAG GCTATGTGGCTTGCTGTTTGGAGCATCTTCTCTTTGACCATGGGTACTGGCTGAACTGTTCTTTGGTGGAGGATACTGAGATCAGAATTACTGTAGATGAAGATCACTTGGCCACCATGTACCTGGGTCTGCTACTCCAGGAAG GTCACTTCTTTTCCAGAGCAGTGCTCAATGTGCTTCAACCCATGGAGCGGGGAGAGGAAAGCTTAAAGCTCCATGAGAACGAGCTAGTCCACGTGAAGGACATTGGGAAAGAATCGAAATGGGAAGGGATGTCCTTATCGACAGGTCAGCGAGGCCTGGTGGCTGTGACAGCCGTAGAGCCACTGTCCCACCCATTTTACCA GTGGTTTCTGAAGAACAATCCAATGAACTGCGGCATCTCCAAGGAGATCAGCGGGTCAACCTCTCAGCCAATTG GCAAGGGGCGGTGCACGGCCACAGAGGATCACAGAGGGAGAGGATGGGATGAACTGAGTTTCTCCAAGGGAGACAGCATAGAGGTTGTTGGTTTTCTTATACCAGGACTGCAGTGGTTTGTGGGGAAATCCACAAGCAGTGGGACCATTGGCTTTGTCCAGAGCAAACACATAGCGGCAGAGACTTGTGAACCTCT GGGAAAGTGTTCAGTGTTTCTAAGTGAAGAAGAGAaatcctcccttctcctcctcctgggcaaTGGCAGCGAGCAGCACTACGCCGGCCTTCTCGAGGACCTGGCCCGCACAGACATCACCTCTGTGTACAGGCTTG CTGGTTTCGAACCCACAGCCACATGCCCAGGAGGGCCATCTG AGGCTGCTCTCCAGGGGTGTAAGGATGTCCAGCTGTTCAAGACCTTTGGGGAAGCTGCTGCAAACGGCCTGTCCACACCTAGTGACTCAGAGCAGTCTAGCCCGGAGGGCGAAGCACCCCCTACTGCCCTGGAAGAATTTCTTCTGCGGGAGCCAGATGACCTCGATGACCCCAAGTTCTTTATTGACCTGAACGCTGGGCACATGGAGGACTCTGAAGTCTTTGACCCCATACTGACCTTCCTTAACCAAGGGTGCTATGTGGCCCCTTTCCAAAGCTTCTATGAcctctccttttccttcctccGCTCCACTTTTTATGGCTTCTCCGATGAGGACAAACTGGTCTTGTACCTTGAAACCTCCAGAAACTGTGCCAAGAGGACTCACCTAGGCTGGGCTCATACCAGGCTCTGTTTCCTTCTGGGCAGAATGTGCATCAAGAGGGTAAAGTTCTCCCAGGCCCGGGTTTATTTTGAAGAAGCCATGAGTGTCATGGACAAGGGGTTTGATGACCTGCCCCTACTGGCTGCACTGCATGTGAACCTTGCTGCCATCTACCTGAAGCAGAAGATGAGGCACAAGTTCTCCTCCATGCTGGGGAAAGCGGTGGCCTTGCTGACCTGCTTGCCTGGACACCTCTTCAGCTCCGAGAACGAGTTGGAGGTTGTGAAGTACGTCCTGAGGGAAGCCATCGTCGTGGGCAATGCCCCCTTGGAGGCCCGGGCCTGCTTTCTTGTTGTCAAGCTTTTCCTGCAGTTGGGCAAATATGACGAGGTCCTGCCCTTTGTGGAGCGCCTTCAGTTCCTCTCTACCTGCTTCTCCAGCCAGGACTCCAGTGCCACATGCTTGGACACCACCCCTATCCTGAGCTACCTCTATGACAAGAAGTACTTGCCGTACATCACGTTGGCTTCCACCAGGCTGTTTGTTCCCAGTGGCATAAAGGGGGCACCGACACCCATATGGAGAACTGGCTTAGTCCTCCAAAATATCTCCAAGCTCTTGGGAAGCCAGTTGGGCAGGAGCAGCATCCCAGCAATTGCTTGCCTATATCTCAGGCATGCATTGAACTTCTCCCATGAGAGTGGAGCTGTGTCCATGCAGAAGACCTTGTGTTCTGTCTTGTCCAAAATGTACCTCCAGCATGGCATGTTAGATGGAGCACTTTATTACTCGGCCAGAGCTGTAGCCCTTGGCAGACTGATGAGTGAGGAAGAGGCCTTCGAATCTTCCCTCTGCTTGGGGTGGATGTATGTTCTGGCCAGCCAGCCGGCTAAGTCTAGGGAGATCATGTTGCGGCTCCTGCATTCTCTGCGCGAGACAGACAGTGTTACTCAGGATGGGGCAGTTCACAACCTCCTGGCCATCGCCCTCAAAGAAGAAGGACAGGTGAAGAAGGCAGCAGAGAATTACCTATGGGCCTTAAACAAAGCCAAGGAGACTGGCAACAGGCGGAACCAGGCTATTGCGCTGGCCAACCTTGGACACCTGACTCTCTCGTGCAGGGCGACCCAGCTGGCAGAGAGCTACTTCCTCCAGTCTGTTCGACTGTACATTGAACTCCAGGGTGGGGAAGATTCAGAGATAGAGCTGGTGCAGGTCCTGCTGTGGCTGGCACAGGCCATGGTGAGCAGGCACAGGATAGAAGACAGCAAACTCTGTTATGAGCTGGCACTGGTGTTTGCCCTGAAGTCACACAATGTGAAGA GTCAGCTTCATATCACTGAGTCCCTCTGCCATTTCTACAGCAAAGTATCCCCAAATCTTGGGGCCTGCATTACCTACCATGAGCACTGGGTATCCCTGGCACAGCAGCTTCGGGACAGAGAGATAGAAGGGAAAGTCCTGCAGACCCTCAGCCGGCTCTACCAGACTCTAGACATACCCAA gccagagaacttcccccaaatcgTTCCTGATGAACAACAGCATATTTCTTAG
- the SH3TC2 gene encoding SH3 domain and tetratricopeptide repeat-containing protein 2 isoform X9: MGCCFGAPLQRDLSLWCTGEEPDSCSPTPAILLPTWSSLQNYTAEPQEKCFPEETMASGNPRQLGPGDQPAQVAESPLETESVSLAVGEGFPTAVFHFKEIALVFSVESRASQCVNSQLQEAARKKLWALENDDKDVCDLFKELSARLVCIRAQKDQFLLTFKTIEEIWKFSTYLALGYVACCLEHLLFDHGYWLNCSLVEDTEIRITVDEDHLATMYLGLLLQEGHFFSRAVLNVLQPMERGEESLKLHENELVHVKDIGKESKWEGMSLSTGQRGLVAVTAVEPLSHPFYQWFLKNNPMNCGISKEISGSTSQPIGKGRCTATEDHRGRGWDELSFSKGDSIEVVGFLIPGLQWFVGKSTSSGTIGFVQSKHIAAETCEPLGKCSVFLSEEEKSSLLLLLGNGSEQHYAGLLEDLARTDITSVYRLAGFEPTATCPGGPSEAALQGCKDVQLFKTFGEAAANGLSTPSDSEQSSPEGEAPPTALEEFLLREPDDLDDPKFFIDLNAGHMEDSEVFDPILTFLNQGCYVAPFQSFYDLSFSFLRSTFYGFSDEDKLVLYLETSRNCAKRTHLGWAHTRLCFLLGRMCIKRVKFSQARVYFEEAMSVMDKGFDDLPLLAALHVNLAAIYLKQKMRHKFSSMLGKAVALLTCLPGHLFSSENELEVVKYVLREAIVVGNAPLEARACFLVVKLFLQLGKYDEVLPFVERLQFLSTCFSSQDSSATCLDTTPILSYLYDKKYLPYITLASTRLFVPSGIKGAPTPIWRTGLVLQNISKLLGSQLGRSSIPAIACLYLRHALNFSHESGAVSMQKTLCSVLSKMYLQHGMLDGALYYSARAVALGRLMSEEEAFESSLCLGWMYVLASQPAKSREIMLRLLHSLRETDSVTQDGAVHNLLAIALKEEGQVKKAAENYLWALNKAKETGNRRNQAIALANLGHLTLSCRATQLAESYFLQSVRLYIELQGGEDSEIELVQVLLWLAQAMVSRHRIEDSKLCYELALVFALKSHNVKSQLHITESLCHFYSKVSPNLGACITYHEHWVSLAQQLRDREIEGKVLQTLSRLYQTLDIPKSLRWSLDCTKQSLRIFIDLGETAKAAQAWLQAGRLYYLLQEDELVEMYFQALTLSPSPSRQPYRLL; encoded by the exons ATGGGCTGCTGCTTTGGTGCCCCTTTGCAAAGGGATCTTTCATTATGGTGCACAG GTGAAGAGCCGGATTCCtgttctcccaccccagccataCTTCTGCCCACTTGGTCCAGTCTGCAGAACTACACAGCTGAGCCTCAAGAAAAATGTTTCCCGGAGGAGACCATGGCATCAG GTAACCCCAGGCAGCTGGGTCCAGGCGATCAGCCTGCACAGGTAGCAGAGAGCCCTCTGGAGACCGAGTCCGTGTCATTGGCTGTAGGGGAAGGATTTCCAACTG CCGTGTTTCATTTTAAAGAGATTGCGCTCGTGTTCTCTGTTGAGAGTCGCGCTTCTCAGTGTGTCAACTCCCAGCTGCAGGAGGCAGCAAGGAAGAAGCTGTGGGCCCTGGAAAATGATGACAAGGATGTCTGTGATCTTTTCAAG GAGCTGTCAGCCAGGCTGGTCTGTATCCGGGCCCAGAAGGATCAGTTCCTCCTCACCTTCAAGACCATAGAAGAAATCTGGAAGTTTTCCACATATTTGGCTTTAG GCTATGTGGCTTGCTGTTTGGAGCATCTTCTCTTTGACCATGGGTACTGGCTGAACTGTTCTTTGGTGGAGGATACTGAGATCAGAATTACTGTAGATGAAGATCACTTGGCCACCATGTACCTGGGTCTGCTACTCCAGGAAG GTCACTTCTTTTCCAGAGCAGTGCTCAATGTGCTTCAACCCATGGAGCGGGGAGAGGAAAGCTTAAAGCTCCATGAGAACGAGCTAGTCCACGTGAAGGACATTGGGAAAGAATCGAAATGGGAAGGGATGTCCTTATCGACAGGTCAGCGAGGCCTGGTGGCTGTGACAGCCGTAGAGCCACTGTCCCACCCATTTTACCA GTGGTTTCTGAAGAACAATCCAATGAACTGCGGCATCTCCAAGGAGATCAGCGGGTCAACCTCTCAGCCAATTG GCAAGGGGCGGTGCACGGCCACAGAGGATCACAGAGGGAGAGGATGGGATGAACTGAGTTTCTCCAAGGGAGACAGCATAGAGGTTGTTGGTTTTCTTATACCAGGACTGCAGTGGTTTGTGGGGAAATCCACAAGCAGTGGGACCATTGGCTTTGTCCAGAGCAAACACATAGCGGCAGAGACTTGTGAACCTCT GGGAAAGTGTTCAGTGTTTCTAAGTGAAGAAGAGAaatcctcccttctcctcctcctgggcaaTGGCAGCGAGCAGCACTACGCCGGCCTTCTCGAGGACCTGGCCCGCACAGACATCACCTCTGTGTACAGGCTTG CTGGTTTCGAACCCACAGCCACATGCCCAGGAGGGCCATCTG AGGCTGCTCTCCAGGGGTGTAAGGATGTCCAGCTGTTCAAGACCTTTGGGGAAGCTGCTGCAAACGGCCTGTCCACACCTAGTGACTCAGAGCAGTCTAGCCCGGAGGGCGAAGCACCCCCTACTGCCCTGGAAGAATTTCTTCTGCGGGAGCCAGATGACCTCGATGACCCCAAGTTCTTTATTGACCTGAACGCTGGGCACATGGAGGACTCTGAAGTCTTTGACCCCATACTGACCTTCCTTAACCAAGGGTGCTATGTGGCCCCTTTCCAAAGCTTCTATGAcctctccttttccttcctccGCTCCACTTTTTATGGCTTCTCCGATGAGGACAAACTGGTCTTGTACCTTGAAACCTCCAGAAACTGTGCCAAGAGGACTCACCTAGGCTGGGCTCATACCAGGCTCTGTTTCCTTCTGGGCAGAATGTGCATCAAGAGGGTAAAGTTCTCCCAGGCCCGGGTTTATTTTGAAGAAGCCATGAGTGTCATGGACAAGGGGTTTGATGACCTGCCCCTACTGGCTGCACTGCATGTGAACCTTGCTGCCATCTACCTGAAGCAGAAGATGAGGCACAAGTTCTCCTCCATGCTGGGGAAAGCGGTGGCCTTGCTGACCTGCTTGCCTGGACACCTCTTCAGCTCCGAGAACGAGTTGGAGGTTGTGAAGTACGTCCTGAGGGAAGCCATCGTCGTGGGCAATGCCCCCTTGGAGGCCCGGGCCTGCTTTCTTGTTGTCAAGCTTTTCCTGCAGTTGGGCAAATATGACGAGGTCCTGCCCTTTGTGGAGCGCCTTCAGTTCCTCTCTACCTGCTTCTCCAGCCAGGACTCCAGTGCCACATGCTTGGACACCACCCCTATCCTGAGCTACCTCTATGACAAGAAGTACTTGCCGTACATCACGTTGGCTTCCACCAGGCTGTTTGTTCCCAGTGGCATAAAGGGGGCACCGACACCCATATGGAGAACTGGCTTAGTCCTCCAAAATATCTCCAAGCTCTTGGGAAGCCAGTTGGGCAGGAGCAGCATCCCAGCAATTGCTTGCCTATATCTCAGGCATGCATTGAACTTCTCCCATGAGAGTGGAGCTGTGTCCATGCAGAAGACCTTGTGTTCTGTCTTGTCCAAAATGTACCTCCAGCATGGCATGTTAGATGGAGCACTTTATTACTCGGCCAGAGCTGTAGCCCTTGGCAGACTGATGAGTGAGGAAGAGGCCTTCGAATCTTCCCTCTGCTTGGGGTGGATGTATGTTCTGGCCAGCCAGCCGGCTAAGTCTAGGGAGATCATGTTGCGGCTCCTGCATTCTCTGCGCGAGACAGACAGTGTTACTCAGGATGGGGCAGTTCACAACCTCCTGGCCATCGCCCTCAAAGAAGAAGGACAGGTGAAGAAGGCAGCAGAGAATTACCTATGGGCCTTAAACAAAGCCAAGGAGACTGGCAACAGGCGGAACCAGGCTATTGCGCTGGCCAACCTTGGACACCTGACTCTCTCGTGCAGGGCGACCCAGCTGGCAGAGAGCTACTTCCTCCAGTCTGTTCGACTGTACATTGAACTCCAGGGTGGGGAAGATTCAGAGATAGAGCTGGTGCAGGTCCTGCTGTGGCTGGCACAGGCCATGGTGAGCAGGCACAGGATAGAAGACAGCAAACTCTGTTATGAGCTGGCACTGGTGTTTGCCCTGAAGTCACACAATGTGAAGA GTCAGCTTCATATCACTGAGTCCCTCTGCCATTTCTACAGCAAAGTATCCCCAAATCTTGGGGCCTGCATTACCTACCATGAGCACTGGGTATCCCTGGCACAGCAGCTTCGGGACAGAGAGATAGAAGGGAAAGTCCTGCAGACCCTCAGCCGGCTCTACCAGACTCTAGACATACCCAA GTCCCTGAGATGGTCTCTGGACTGCACCAAACAGAGCTTAAGGATCTTCATTGACCTGGGGGAGACAGCCAAAGCGgctcaggcctggctgcaggctgGGAGGCTCTATTATCTCCTGCAAGAGGATGAGCTGGTGGAAATGTACTTCCAG GCTCTCACCCTGAGTCCTTCTCCTTCCAGGCAGCCATACAGACTGCTCTGA
- the SH3TC2 gene encoding SH3 domain and tetratricopeptide repeat-containing protein 2 isoform X8, with protein sequence MGCCFGAPLQRDLSLWCTGEEPDSCSPTPAILLPTWSSLQNYTAEPQEKCFPEETMASGNPRQLGPGDQPAQVAESPLETESVSLAVGEGFPTAVFHFKEIALVFSVESRASQCVNSQLQEAARKKLWALENDDKDVCDLFKELSARLVCIRAQKDQFLLTFKTIEEIWKFSTYLALGYVACCLEHLLFDHGYWLNCSLVEDTEIRITVDEDHLATMYLGLLLQEGHFFSRAVLNVLQPMERGEESLKLHENELVHVKDIGKESKWEGMSLSTGQRGLVAVTAVEPLSHPFYQWFLKNNPMNCGISKEISGSTSQPIGKGRCTATEDHRGRGWDELSFSKGDSIEVVGFLIPGLQWFVGKSTSSGTIGFVQSKHIAAETCEPLGKCSVFLSEEEKSSLLLLLGNGSEQHYAGLLEDLARTDITSVYRLAGFEPTATCPGGPSEAALQGCKDVQLFKTFGEAAANGLSTPSDSEQSSPEGEAPPTALEEFLLREPDDLDDPKFFIDLNAGHMEDSEVFDPILTFLNQGCYVAPFQSFYDLSFSFLRSTFYGFSDEDKLVLYLETSRNCAKRTHLGWAHTRLCFLLGRMCIKRVKFSQARVYFEEAMSVMDKGFDDLPLLAALHVNLAAIYLKQKMRHKFSSMLGKAVALLTCLPGHLFSSENELEVVKYVLREAIVVGNAPLEARACFLVVKLFLQLGKYDEVLPFVERLQFLSTCFSSQDSSATCLDTTPILSYLYDKKYLPYITLASTRLFVPSGIKGAPTPIWRTGLVLQNISKLLGSQLGRSSIPAIACLYLRHALNFSHESGAVSMQKTLCSVLSKMYLQHGMLDGALYYSARAVALGRLMSEEEAFESSLCLGWMYVLASQPAKSREIMLRLLHSLRETDSVTQDGAVHNLLAIALKEEGQVKKAAENYLWALNKAKETGNRRNQAIALANLGHLTLSCRATQLAESYFLQSVRLYIELQGGEDSEIELVQVLLWLAQAMVSRHRIEDSKLCYELALVFALKSHNVKSQLHITESLCHFYSKVSPNLGACITYHEHWVSLAQQLRDREIEGKVLQTLSRLYQTLDIPKSLRWSLDCTKQSLRIFIDLGETAKAAQAWLQAGRLYYLLQEDELVEMYFQAAIQTALKPGELFLAMDLYEEAGDIFFNGNRNRHQAVEYYRVPTPQSIGISVTLLCKWPQRDLQWSGMFGEVIQKGQQRS encoded by the exons ATGGGCTGCTGCTTTGGTGCCCCTTTGCAAAGGGATCTTTCATTATGGTGCACAG GTGAAGAGCCGGATTCCtgttctcccaccccagccataCTTCTGCCCACTTGGTCCAGTCTGCAGAACTACACAGCTGAGCCTCAAGAAAAATGTTTCCCGGAGGAGACCATGGCATCAG GTAACCCCAGGCAGCTGGGTCCAGGCGATCAGCCTGCACAGGTAGCAGAGAGCCCTCTGGAGACCGAGTCCGTGTCATTGGCTGTAGGGGAAGGATTTCCAACTG CCGTGTTTCATTTTAAAGAGATTGCGCTCGTGTTCTCTGTTGAGAGTCGCGCTTCTCAGTGTGTCAACTCCCAGCTGCAGGAGGCAGCAAGGAAGAAGCTGTGGGCCCTGGAAAATGATGACAAGGATGTCTGTGATCTTTTCAAG GAGCTGTCAGCCAGGCTGGTCTGTATCCGGGCCCAGAAGGATCAGTTCCTCCTCACCTTCAAGACCATAGAAGAAATCTGGAAGTTTTCCACATATTTGGCTTTAG GCTATGTGGCTTGCTGTTTGGAGCATCTTCTCTTTGACCATGGGTACTGGCTGAACTGTTCTTTGGTGGAGGATACTGAGATCAGAATTACTGTAGATGAAGATCACTTGGCCACCATGTACCTGGGTCTGCTACTCCAGGAAG GTCACTTCTTTTCCAGAGCAGTGCTCAATGTGCTTCAACCCATGGAGCGGGGAGAGGAAAGCTTAAAGCTCCATGAGAACGAGCTAGTCCACGTGAAGGACATTGGGAAAGAATCGAAATGGGAAGGGATGTCCTTATCGACAGGTCAGCGAGGCCTGGTGGCTGTGACAGCCGTAGAGCCACTGTCCCACCCATTTTACCA GTGGTTTCTGAAGAACAATCCAATGAACTGCGGCATCTCCAAGGAGATCAGCGGGTCAACCTCTCAGCCAATTG GCAAGGGGCGGTGCACGGCCACAGAGGATCACAGAGGGAGAGGATGGGATGAACTGAGTTTCTCCAAGGGAGACAGCATAGAGGTTGTTGGTTTTCTTATACCAGGACTGCAGTGGTTTGTGGGGAAATCCACAAGCAGTGGGACCATTGGCTTTGTCCAGAGCAAACACATAGCGGCAGAGACTTGTGAACCTCT GGGAAAGTGTTCAGTGTTTCTAAGTGAAGAAGAGAaatcctcccttctcctcctcctgggcaaTGGCAGCGAGCAGCACTACGCCGGCCTTCTCGAGGACCTGGCCCGCACAGACATCACCTCTGTGTACAGGCTTG CTGGTTTCGAACCCACAGCCACATGCCCAGGAGGGCCATCTG AGGCTGCTCTCCAGGGGTGTAAGGATGTCCAGCTGTTCAAGACCTTTGGGGAAGCTGCTGCAAACGGCCTGTCCACACCTAGTGACTCAGAGCAGTCTAGCCCGGAGGGCGAAGCACCCCCTACTGCCCTGGAAGAATTTCTTCTGCGGGAGCCAGATGACCTCGATGACCCCAAGTTCTTTATTGACCTGAACGCTGGGCACATGGAGGACTCTGAAGTCTTTGACCCCATACTGACCTTCCTTAACCAAGGGTGCTATGTGGCCCCTTTCCAAAGCTTCTATGAcctctccttttccttcctccGCTCCACTTTTTATGGCTTCTCCGATGAGGACAAACTGGTCTTGTACCTTGAAACCTCCAGAAACTGTGCCAAGAGGACTCACCTAGGCTGGGCTCATACCAGGCTCTGTTTCCTTCTGGGCAGAATGTGCATCAAGAGGGTAAAGTTCTCCCAGGCCCGGGTTTATTTTGAAGAAGCCATGAGTGTCATGGACAAGGGGTTTGATGACCTGCCCCTACTGGCTGCACTGCATGTGAACCTTGCTGCCATCTACCTGAAGCAGAAGATGAGGCACAAGTTCTCCTCCATGCTGGGGAAAGCGGTGGCCTTGCTGACCTGCTTGCCTGGACACCTCTTCAGCTCCGAGAACGAGTTGGAGGTTGTGAAGTACGTCCTGAGGGAAGCCATCGTCGTGGGCAATGCCCCCTTGGAGGCCCGGGCCTGCTTTCTTGTTGTCAAGCTTTTCCTGCAGTTGGGCAAATATGACGAGGTCCTGCCCTTTGTGGAGCGCCTTCAGTTCCTCTCTACCTGCTTCTCCAGCCAGGACTCCAGTGCCACATGCTTGGACACCACCCCTATCCTGAGCTACCTCTATGACAAGAAGTACTTGCCGTACATCACGTTGGCTTCCACCAGGCTGTTTGTTCCCAGTGGCATAAAGGGGGCACCGACACCCATATGGAGAACTGGCTTAGTCCTCCAAAATATCTCCAAGCTCTTGGGAAGCCAGTTGGGCAGGAGCAGCATCCCAGCAATTGCTTGCCTATATCTCAGGCATGCATTGAACTTCTCCCATGAGAGTGGAGCTGTGTCCATGCAGAAGACCTTGTGTTCTGTCTTGTCCAAAATGTACCTCCAGCATGGCATGTTAGATGGAGCACTTTATTACTCGGCCAGAGCTGTAGCCCTTGGCAGACTGATGAGTGAGGAAGAGGCCTTCGAATCTTCCCTCTGCTTGGGGTGGATGTATGTTCTGGCCAGCCAGCCGGCTAAGTCTAGGGAGATCATGTTGCGGCTCCTGCATTCTCTGCGCGAGACAGACAGTGTTACTCAGGATGGGGCAGTTCACAACCTCCTGGCCATCGCCCTCAAAGAAGAAGGACAGGTGAAGAAGGCAGCAGAGAATTACCTATGGGCCTTAAACAAAGCCAAGGAGACTGGCAACAGGCGGAACCAGGCTATTGCGCTGGCCAACCTTGGACACCTGACTCTCTCGTGCAGGGCGACCCAGCTGGCAGAGAGCTACTTCCTCCAGTCTGTTCGACTGTACATTGAACTCCAGGGTGGGGAAGATTCAGAGATAGAGCTGGTGCAGGTCCTGCTGTGGCTGGCACAGGCCATGGTGAGCAGGCACAGGATAGAAGACAGCAAACTCTGTTATGAGCTGGCACTGGTGTTTGCCCTGAAGTCACACAATGTGAAGA GTCAGCTTCATATCACTGAGTCCCTCTGCCATTTCTACAGCAAAGTATCCCCAAATCTTGGGGCCTGCATTACCTACCATGAGCACTGGGTATCCCTGGCACAGCAGCTTCGGGACAGAGAGATAGAAGGGAAAGTCCTGCAGACCCTCAGCCGGCTCTACCAGACTCTAGACATACCCAA GTCCCTGAGATGGTCTCTGGACTGCACCAAACAGAGCTTAAGGATCTTCATTGACCTGGGGGAGACAGCCAAAGCGgctcaggcctggctgcaggctgGGAGGCTCTATTATCTCCTGCAAGAGGATGAGCTGGTGGAAATGTACTTCCAG GCAGCCATACAGACTGCTCTGAAACCAGGGGAGTTGTTCTTGGCCATGGACCTGTATGAAGAGGCTGGGGATATCTTTTTCAATGGCAACCGAAACAGGCACCAAGCAGTGGAATATTACAGGGTACCTACCCCACAAAGCATTGGCATCAGTGTGACCCTGCTGTGCAAATGGCCACAGCGAGATCTCCAATGGAGCGGCATGTTTGGTGAAGTCATTCAGAAAGGGCAACAGAGAAg cTGA